Genomic segment of Microthrixaceae bacterium:
CGGTCCTCCGACGGTAGCGGTGGTCGACGTGTTCGAGAACGCGCTGGGAGCCTTGGTGACCTAGCCGATAGGTCCAGACCTTCGACACGGCGCCCGGTGATGCTCGGATGAGGCTCGACGGTGGTGGAGGCCTCAGTTTCGGCCGTAGTCGACCGCGGCCTCGAAGTCGATGATCCCCTCGGGGTTCACGGGCATGCCCTTGACCCTGGTCTCGAGGTGTAGGTGCGGTCCCGTGGACAAACCGGTGGAGCCGACCCAGCCGATGACGTCCCCCCGCTTGACCAGATCACCGGCGCCTACGGCCAAAGCACTCTGGTGGGCGTAGAGCGTGGCGAGCGAGTCGCCGTGATCGATCACGACGGTCAAGCCATATCCGCCCCTCTCGGAGGCGACGACCACCCTCCCGTCGGCGGCGGCGTGGATCGGGGTCCCCGAGGGTGCACCCATGTCTCCGCCAGCATGCAGACGCTCGATGTTGAGGATCGGATGGAAGCGCATTCCGAAGGCAGATCCGATGCGGTACCCGGGTAGCGGGTTGGTGATCGGGTAACGGCCTGGCATCCAGTCGGGCTGTGACCTCTGTAGATCTCCGAGTAGGAGAGCCACCCCATCGGAGGATGCGCTCATGACGTTGATGCGACCCTCGACGAGGGCCCGCCGACCCTGGACCTCCATTAGGGCCTGGGATTCCAGCATCACCTGGACGTTTATCTCATCGACCAGGCGGGCCTGGTTGTCTCGGGCAGCGGCGATGAATCGTCGAGCGGCGTCGACGTCGTCTCTCCGGGACTTGGCACGCGCCGAGTTGGCCTTGGCCACCCCATCTGCCTTACGGGCCTCGGCCCGGGCCCGCTCGAGGTTCTCGACCAGCACCTCGGTATCGCCGACCACAGCCTTGGAGTAGGTCAGCGCCTGGCCCATCTCCTCCCCGCTGCGAGCCTTGAGGAGTGCCTCGAGAACAGAGGCATCTGCCCCTCCGTTCACATAGGTGGCCACGATTTGGCGCCGGAGCCTCTCGGAGGCGACCTCGACCTTCTGACGGGCGTCGACCACTGCTTGGGCATAGATCATGGCTAGGAACTCGGCGTCGTCGAGCTCGGCTTGGGCGACGAGGAGCTCGACGTTTCGGGCTTGTAGATCGGCTTCGAGGCGATCTAGTTCTGACGTCAGCCGGGCTCGCTCGGCTTGTGCAGATTGAACCCGAGCAATGAGGGCCGCCTCCTCACCGAGGATTTCGTCGTACTCGTCTTGAAGCGACTCGTCGCCTTGCCCGACAACGATTCCCGCCGCCGGACGGGCCACAGCCCCCTGGAGGATGGGCGATTCACCCTTGTCGGGCCCGACAAACCCGGGAACCGCCATGGGTGTCACGACACCGAGCAAGATCGCAGCGGTGACGAGACCCCGTCGGTGGGCGAGTCGGGCGAATGCGGGAAAGAAGTGAGACATGGTGGGGGGGCAGGCGCCAGCAGTCGGACAAACCTAGTCCTGCTAACCAGATCGGCTCCGGACACCAAAACCTGAGCCGACCATTGAGCCGCCAACAGGGATGACGACACGGCCAGATCCCATCGACAGACCGTCGCAACCGCTGATCCGCCTCAAACGAACTCCGCCGGACGGCTTCGCCTTTCGGCGGATCCAGACCTAGCCCGGAGGCCACACCTCGGCTTCGGCCAAGAGCTCGTCGCGGAAGTCGGGATGGGCCACCGCAGCCAGGGCCCTGGCTCTCTCCCTGGTGGTACGGCCCCTGAGCTCGGCCACACCGAACTCGGTGACCACGACATCGAGCTGATGGCGGGGCGTGGTGATGATGGCGCCGGCGGGGAACTTGCCGTTGATCCTGGAGGTGAGCACGCCGTCCACGGTGGTGGTGGAACGAAGGCAGATCAGCGATCGATCCTCCAGTTCGAGGCCAGAGGAGGCCACGAAGTCCTCGTGCCCACCGATACCGCTGAACTGAGCTCCGTGGATGGTGTCGGCGATGGCCTGGCCGGCGAGATCCACGGCAATGGCCCCGTTGATCGACACCATCTTGGGGTTGCGAGAGATCACGTCGGGTGAGTTCACGGTGCCGACCGGCAAGAACGCGACCTCGGGATTCTCGTCGAGCCAGTCGTAGAGCTCCCGAGTTCCAGCGGCAAAGGTCGTCACCGACACGCCGTCGTACATTCCCTTACGGTTGCTCACCTTCCCGGCCTGATGGAGGTGCATGAGGCCGGTGGTGAACATCTCGGAATGGATTCCGAAACCACCAGCGTCACCTTCGGCCAGAAGGCGCGCCACCCGAGACGGAATGCCACCGATCCCGGTCTGGATGGTCGACCCTTCGGTGATGAAGGAGGCGACGTGCTCGGCGATGGCTCGATCTGCCTCGCTGGCCTCGGCGTCGGCCAACACGAATGGCTCCCGATCGCTGTGAACCAAGACGTCGATCTCGTCGATGTGGATGCGGTGCCCGTAGTCGGCGTGGCCGAACGTTCGGGGGAATCGTGGGCTGACCTCGACCACCAGCACTCGGGCTGGATCGGCGGCCACTCGCATGATCTCCCCGACCGTGGCCCCGGCGTGTAGGGAAAGACTGCAAAACCCATCACCGTCGGGTGGGGCCGCCGCGGTTGCGAAAACCCGTGGGGCCACCTGCTCGAGCGTGGGTCCGAACCGCCGGAAATCGGCGGGGACGAACTCGATCGCCCCACCTTGGTCGCGCAACAGCCGTTCCAGCGGCCCGTAGAAGCCCGACAGGAACCGGACGTTGGACCGACTGAACAGCTCGTAGAAATCGGTGATGAGGGCACCCCCCACCAACAGGTCGGTCCAGTCGTCACGAGCACCCAAGGCGTGGAGGAAATCACCAGGCTGACCCGGCCCGAGCGGGATACCCAGCGAGTCGGTTGGCCGCAGAAGGGCGGCTGCTTCGGTGGCGGTCATGACCTGCATGGACCGAAAACGTAGGCCGTCTGACGATCTACGGTGAGCCAGGTGATCGAGTCAGCCAGTTCTTCGGGTCGAGATGCCAGACCACTCGACATCGACGTCGAGGGAGGTTGCGCTCTTCCCGAGGCTGGCGGGTCGTTGGTGGTCGACGAGCGACGGGCGTGGAGTCCGGCCGAGGTGTGGGACCTCACCCACCGTGTCGCCCACCTGGCCAGGGGCATGTGCCCCGACGGCCGACGGATGGCGGTCTTCGGGGAGAACTGTGCCGAAGCGGTGATCGCCCACCTCGGCGGCCTCCGAGCCGGTGTTTCGGTGGTGGCGGCCAGCGCCCATCTCAACGGTCCCGACGTCGCCTACCTGTTGGAGGTTGGCGACGTGAGCCTGGTGCTGGCCGGTCCCCGTACGGCGGCGGCAGCCCGCGAGGCCGCCAACCTGGCCGAGATCACCACCGGTCGTGCCACGGCGGTCTTCGTGTGGAACACCGAGGAGTGGCGTGATTGGCTGGCGACGGCACCCGAAGGACCACCACCTGATGATCGCTCGATCCGGCCCAATCTGTTGTTCACGTCGGGTACCACCGGCAGAC
This window contains:
- a CDS encoding peptidoglycan DD-metalloendopeptidase family protein, translating into MSHFFPAFARLAHRRGLVTAAILLGVVTPMAVPGFVGPDKGESPILQGAVARPAAGIVVGQGDESLQDEYDEILGEEAALIARVQSAQAERARLTSELDRLEADLQARNVELLVAQAELDDAEFLAMIYAQAVVDARQKVEVASERLRRQIVATYVNGGADASVLEALLKARSGEEMGQALTYSKAVVGDTEVLVENLERARAEARKADGVAKANSARAKSRRDDVDAARRFIAAARDNQARLVDEINVQVMLESQALMEVQGRRALVEGRINVMSASSDGVALLLGDLQRSQPDWMPGRYPITNPLPGYRIGSAFGMRFHPILNIERLHAGGDMGAPSGTPIHAAADGRVVVASERGGYGLTVVIDHGDSLATLYAHQSALAVGAGDLVKRGDVIGWVGSTGLSTGPHLHLETRVKGMPVNPEGIIDFEAAVDYGRN
- a CDS encoding 4-hydroxybutyrate CoA-transferase, coding for MQVMTATEAAALLRPTDSLGIPLGPGQPGDFLHALGARDDWTDLLVGGALITDFYELFSRSNVRFLSGFYGPLERLLRDQGGAIEFVPADFRRFGPTLEQVAPRVFATAAAPPDGDGFCSLSLHAGATVGEIMRVAADPARVLVVEVSPRFPRTFGHADYGHRIHIDEIDVLVHSDREPFVLADAEASEADRAIAEHVASFITEGSTIQTGIGGIPSRVARLLAEGDAGGFGIHSEMFTTGLMHLHQAGKVSNRKGMYDGVSVTTFAAGTRELYDWLDENPEVAFLPVGTVNSPDVISRNPKMVSINGAIAVDLAGQAIADTIHGAQFSGIGGHEDFVASSGLELEDRSLICLRSTTTVDGVLTSRINGKFPAGAIITTPRHQLDVVVTEFGVAELRGRTTRERARALAAVAHPDFRDELLAEAEVWPPG